The Aspergillus chevalieri M1 DNA, chromosome 5, nearly complete sequence genome includes a region encoding these proteins:
- the BIO2 gene encoding biotin synthase (COG:H;~EggNog:ENOG410PGZC;~InterPro:IPR006638,IPR002684,IPR007197,IPR013785, IPR010722,IPR024177;~PFAM:PF06968,PF04055;~go_function: GO:0003824 - catalytic activity [Evidence IEA];~go_function: GO:0004076 - biotin synthase activity [Evidence IEA];~go_function: GO:0051536 - iron-sulfur cluster binding [Evidence IEA];~go_process: GO:0009102 - biotin biosynthetic process [Evidence IEA]), which produces MSLLRLRPLRLARAYGTVQGPPSAGSLPSRIPSALQEATAASAPRTNWTREEVQQIYETPLSQLTYAAAAIHRRFHDPSAIQMCTLMNIKTGGCSEDCSYCAQSSRYSTGLQATKMSPVDDVLTKARNAKANGSTRFCMGAAWRDMRGRKTSLKNVKAMVSGIREMGMEVCVTLGMIDDKQAKELKDAGLTAYNHNLDTSREFYPNVITTRSYDERLKTLSHVRDAGINVCSGGILGLGEDDSDRIGLLHTMSALPSHPESFPVNALVPIPGTPLGNRKMIPFDKLLRTVAAARVVMPSTIVRLAAGRIALTEEQQIACFMAGANAVFTGEKMLTTDCNGWDEDRAMFEKWGFYPMRSFEKPGLSAAEPQAESSSSFKEAPAAVEGAAQDVARA; this is translated from the exons ATGTCTCTGTTACGGTTACGCCCCCTCCGCCTGGCTCGCGCCTATGGCACCGTTCAGGGCCCTCCCAGTGCCGGCTCACTGCCCAGTCGGATCCCCAGTGCCCTCCAGGAAGCCACAGCAGCGAGTGCCCCTAGAACCAACTGGACCCGCGAGGAGGTCCAGCAGATCTATGAAACCCCCTTGAGTCAATTGACTTATGCTGCT GCCGCCATCCACCGCCGCTTCCACGACCCCTCCGCAATCCAAATGTGCACACTAATGAACATCAAAACCGGCGGCTGCAGCGAAGACTGCAGCTACTGCGCGCAGTCCTCGCGCTACAGCACCGGCCTGCAGGCCACCAAAATGTCCCCCGTCGACGACGTCCTCACCAAAGCCCGCAACGCCAAAGCCAACGGCAGCACCCGGTTCTGCATGGGCGCCGCCTGGCGAGACATGCGCGGCCGCAAGACAAGTCTGAAGAACGTCAAGGCAATGGTTTCCGGAATCCGTGAGATGGGCATGGAGGTCTGCGTGACGCTGGGCATGATCGACGACAAACAGGCCAAGGAGCTCAAGGATGCGGGCTTGACCGCGTACAACCACAACCTGGACACCTCGCGGGAGTTCTACCCGAACGTCATCACGACACGGTCGTACGACGAGCGTCTCAAGACACTCAGCCACGTCCGCGACGCCGGCATCAACGTCTGCTCGGGCGGTATCCTGGGTCTGGGCGAGGACGACTCCGACCGCATCGGCCTGCTGCACACCATGTCGGCGCTCCCCTCGCACCCGGAATCCTTCCCTGTCAACGCCCTGGTGCCCATCCCGGGAACGCCCCTCGGCAACCGCAAGATGATCCCGTTCGACAAGCTGCTGCGCACGGTCGCCGCGGCGCGAGTCGTCATGCCCAGCACGATCGTGCGTCTGGCGGCTGGCCGCATCGCGCTGACCGAGGAGCAGCAGATTGCATGCTTCATGGCCGGTGCTAATGCCGTGTTCACGGGAGAGAAGATGTTGACTACGGACTGCAACGGATGGGATGAAGACCGGGCTATGTTTGAGAAATGGGGGTTCTATCCTATGCGGAGCTTTGAGAAGCCTGGGTTGTCGGCTGCTGAGCCGCAGGCGGAGTCCTCGTCTTCGTTCAAGGAGGCCCCTGCCGCTGTTGAGGGAGCTGCGCAGGACGTAGCTCGTGCATAA
- a CDS encoding uncharacterized protein (COG:S;~EggNog:ENOG410PWQT) gives MPKIHNNDDLSISLAAPLGWTYAPGDTIIGNIVRKTHLVTPDASLKLSLVGHTATKIEERHGNSNREYGAHWNLWPVISDEFFRGPLHIPEGAGTDEYLTSSFEVTIPTRPSSTLIKRHSQAQSFLSLDDDSVARQTIPGSFECGRYSSTATVSLSYGVIKYNLEAVLRYTRGGALAFSRATCPVRLRHTRSEPPLLFYETKRWLSLTQTVQSQRLEPGREDAPLSFLQKTQKFFGSSSVPKFTYKLEIRTPKTVQLDNALPIPFTMKAIPLLDQTSESIRSLAKTIQIYIHTIKLSIDARTDLRAPGTSNVNNVHYDQHIEPHAGFFTCNPPMALPVGQEREPVDIGRKFELWLRNDGLQWASQSRTYLRPRGHPVYPDFMSYLINHCHWVSWEIMLGVVGERQKVTGRAELRVLAAD, from the coding sequence ATGCCAAAAATCCATAATAACGACGATCTAAGCATCTCCCTCGCCGCCCCATTAGGCTGGACCTACGCCCCAGGCGACACCATCATCGGAAACATAGTCCGCAAAACACACCTCGTCACCCCCGACGCCAGCCTAAAGCTCTCTCTCGTAGGCCACACAGCAACCAAAATCGAAGAGCGTCACGGTAATTCGAATCGCGAGTACGGCGCACACTGGAACCTGTGGCCAGTGATAAGCGACGAGTTCTTCCGCGGCCCGTTGCACATTCCCGAGGGCGCTGGGACAGACGAGTATCTGACGAGCTCGTTCGAAGTGACTATCCCGACGAGACCCTCGAGTACACTGATCAAACGGCATTCTCAGGCACAAAGTTTCCTGTCGTTGGACGACGATAGCGTGGCGCGGCAAACGATACCCGGGAGTTTCGAATGCGGTAGATATTCAAGTACTGCTACTGTCTCGCTATCGTATGGCGTGATTAAGTACAATCTCGAAGCCGTGCTGCGGTATACCCGCGGCGGAGCACTCGCCTTTAGTAGGGCTACCTGCCCTGTAAGACTGCGACATACACGCAGCGAGCCTCCGCTGCTTTTCTACGAAACTAAGCGCTGGCTCAGCCTAACACAAACGGTGCAGAGCCAACGACTCGAGCCAGGCAGGGAAGATGCGCCCCTTTCCTTCCTCCAGAAGACGCAAAAGTTCTTCGGCTCGTCCAGCGTCCCCAAATTCACGTATAAACTGGAAATCAGGACGCCCAAAACGGTGCAACTGGATAACGCCCTCCCCATACCTTTCACCATGAAGGCCATCCCACTGTTGGACCAGACAAGCGAGAGCATACGAAGCCTCGCGAAGACCATCCAAATATACATTCACACTATCAAACTATCCATCGACGCCAGAACCGACCTCCGCGCGCCAGGAACATCCAACGTGAACAACGTGCACTACGACCAGCACATCGAGCCCCACGCCGGATTCTTCACCTGCAATCCTCCAATGGCGCTTCCAGTTGGACAAGAACGCGAGCCCGTCGATATAGGCAGGAAGTTTGAACTCTGGCTACGGAACGACGGTTTGCAATGGGCAAGTCAGTCACGGACATACCTGCGCCCGCGTGGCCACCCTGTATACCCTGATTTCATGTCATATTTAATTAATCATTGTCATTGGGTTTCGTGGGAGATTATGCTTGGGGTTGTCGGGGAAAGGCAAAAGGTGACGGGGAGGGCAGAGCTGAGAGTTTTGGCAGCGGATTGA
- a CDS encoding uncharacterized protein (COG:S;~EggNog:ENOG410PWQT) produces the protein MLDILKTNTPPRDLSISLAAPPNWTFAPGDTIIGNIVRKTHLVTPDASLKLSLKGITATKSEENYNDSARTYELHWDLWPVTWDEAFRGPLHIAEWSDADEYLICPFEVTIPRRPSGTLIKRHPAEQSYLPLDDDSVAQQGLPGSFRCATPGGSKSCHGCIEYFLEAVLRYTRGGSLVTCRAIRRVVLRHIQTPSEPPVLYYETKQWRSGPQTVQSQRLEPGREDASLTFIQKTHKFFGSSRVPKFTYRVEVCAPRTVQLDNPLLIPFTVKAVPQLGPDKTSSSIRDSLHSIQIKIHSFKLTIDAKTGLRVSARPYANRIHYDHHTTFHTEVLDCNPPLSLSVGGNETETEPIDIGQLFEINLRTDGLHWTGRRHPIWQTIINSSSVYPDFVSYLIKHWHWICWEIVLGVAGEKQKVKGRAELKVLAAD, from the coding sequence ATGCTCGACATCCTAAAAACCAATACACCACCCCGTGATCTAAGCATCTCCCTTGCCGCCCCGCCAAATTGGACCTTCGCCCCCGGCGACACCATCATTGGAAACATAGTCCGCAAAACACACCTCGTCACCCCCGATGCCAGCCTAAAGCTCTCTCTCAAAGGCATTACGGCAACAAAATCTGAAGAGAATTACAATGACTCAGCCCGCACGTATGAGTTGCACTGGGATCTATGGCCTGTGACGTGGGATGAGGCTTTCCGGGGACCGTTGCACATAGCCGAATGGTCTGATGCAGACGAGTACCTAATATGTCCGTTCGAAGTGACTATCCCTCGGAGGCCTTCGGGAACACTGATCAAGCGCCATCCCGCGGAACAGAGCTATCTCCCGTTGGACGATGACAGCGTCGCGCAGCAGGGGTTACCCGGGAGTTTCAGATGCGCTACACCCGGTGGTAGTAAGTCATGTCACGGGTGTATCGAGTACTTTCTTGAAGCCGTGCTGCGGTATACACGTGGCGGCTCGCTGGTGACATGTAGAGCTATTCGTCGAGTAGTCCTGCGGCATATACAAACACCCAGCGAGCCACCAGTGCTGTACTACGAAACCAAGCAATGGCGCAGCGGTCCACAAACCGTGCAGagccagcggctcgagccAGGCCGAGAAGATGCGAGTTTGACATTTATACAGAAGACACATAAATTCTTCGGCTCGTCGCGCGTGCCCAAGTTCACGTATAGAGTGGAGGTCTGCGCACCAAGAACAGTGCAACTCGATAACCCCCTCCTGATACCTTTCACCGTGAAGGCTGTACCCCAGCTTGGTCCCGACAAGACGAGCTCGAGCATCCGCGACAGCCTGCACTCTATCCAGATCAAAATCCACTCTTTCAAGCTAACCATAGACGCCAAAACCGGCCTCCGCGTATCAGCAAGGCCCTACGCAAACCGCATCCACTACGACCATCACACCACATTCCATACCGAAGTCCTCGACTGCAACCCACCATTATCCCTTTCCGTTGGGGGCAACGAAACCGAAACCGAACCTATCGATATAGGACAGCTATTCGAGATCAATCTACGCACCGATGGTCTACATTGGACAGGTCGGCGACACCCGATTTGGCAAACTATAATCAATAGCAGCTCTGTGTATCCGGATTTTGTGTCGtatttaatcaagcattggcaTTGGATTTGTTGGGAGATTGTGCTGGGAGTCGCAggggagaagcagaaggtgAAGGGGAGGGCAGAGCTGAAAGTTTTGGCAGCGGATTGA
- a CDS encoding uncharacterized protein (CAZy:GH49;~COG:S;~EggNog:ENOG410PWEQ;~InterPro:IPR012334,IPR035953,IPR011050,IPR005192, IPR041274,IPR041402,IPR023226;~PFAM:PF18783,PF03718,PF18841,PF17433;~SECRETED:SignalP(1-23);~go_function: GO:0004553 - hydrolase activity, hydrolyzing O-glycosyl compounds [Evidence IEA]) → MTFTALFLALCAFPIRAVGGASAIPQQANPSANPHCGSDFCTWWHDTAEVNIHSAVRPENVRQSRRYLVQVAAAGTNDFFDSFVYETIPRNGNGNVMRPGDSPASNTFNGTDGISIELEAGINMAWSHFEHGKDVDVKISRRDGNPVDQNVILRPAAIPYDLKHSDGSVIIRVPADPNGHRFSVEFDEDLFTYRSDGQGYTTHGEGDIVGVEPRNALLIFASPFLSEDLIPPMDGSDTKVMKPGPITVEDIEASPIVYFPPGVYYVNSDPIGKAHLKLDPSTYWVHLAPGAYVKGAVEYTTPRKDFYATGHGVLSGEIYVYQANVEKKYFNIKDDVTSLRMWWHRNIQGGQTWHCIGPTTNAPPFNSMDLKDGATDRDDISVEISDYKQVGAFFTQTDGPQMYTNGTIHDVFYHVNDDGIKTYHSGVNATRLTIWKVFNDPIIQMGWTPRDVHGISIDTLYIIHTRYQWSDTYVPTSIIGASPSYLNDREVDSSKSMSMSLSNISCEGLCPALFRLTPLQNYVNFTVSGVSMPDGLIGGDVHTGDSIIATTPATTYPGLEDLKMDLRISDWTVKGNKVTTQNAATLGQFHINKAYAGQWSIS, encoded by the coding sequence ATGACTTTCACAGCACTATTCCTGGCGCTGTGCGCCTTCCCAATCCGAGCCGTTGGCGGAGCTTCTGCTATCCCTCAACAGGCAAATCCAAGTGCCAATCCCCACTGTGGCTCTGACTTTTGCACCTGGTGGCACGACACTGCGGAAGTCAACATCCATAGCGCTGTTCGGCCGGAAAATGTCAGACAGTCGCGTCGGTATCTGGTCCAAGTTGCAGCCGCGGGTACAAACGATTTCTTCGACTCATTTGTGTACGAAACTATTCCCCGGAATGGAAATGGAAATGTTATGAGACCGGGAGATAGTCCGGCAAGCAACACATTCAATGGTACCGATGGCATCTCCATTGAGCTGGAAGCCGGCATTAACATGGCATGGTCACACTTCGAACACGGTAAAGACGTCGACGTCAAAATCTCCAGACGTGACGGGAACCCTGTTGACCAGAATGTTATTCTCCGGCCCGCTGCGATCCCGTATGACCTGAAGCATTCTGATGGTAGTGTCATCATCCGCGTCCCTGCAGACCCCAATGGTCACAGGTTCTCCGTTGAGTTTGACGAGGACCTCTTCACGTACCGTTCAGATGGGCAAGGTTATACGACACATGGTGAGGGAGACATCGTTGGCGTGGAACCGAGGAATGCTCTGCTCATATTCGCAAGCCCTTTTCTTTCAGAGGATCTCATCCCACCCATGGACGGCAGTGACACCAAAGTGATGAAGCCAGGCCCAATTACCGTGGAAGACATTGAAGCGTCTCCAATTGTGTATTTCCCGCCTGGCGTATACTATGTCAATTCAGACCCGATCGGAAAGGCCCATCTGAAGCTGGACCCAAGTACATATTGGGTGCACTTAGCTCCTGGCGCCTACGTCAAGGGAGCCGTTGAGTACACCACGCCGAGGAAAGACTTCTATGCAACTGGGCATGGAGTTCTCTCGGGTGAGATCTATGTGTACCAGGCGAATGTCGAAAAGAAATATTTCAATATCAAGGACGACGTGACCAGCCTCCGAATGTGGTGGCATCGAAACATTCAGGGTGGCCAAACTTGGCATTGTATCGGTCCTACTACGAATGCTCCACCATTCAACAGCATGGACCTGAAGGATGGTGCAACTGATAGGGACGACATTTCTGTTGAAATCTCCGATTACAAACAGGTTGGTGCCTTTTTTACGCAAACTGATGGTCCCCAAATGTATACAAACGGTACCATCCATGATGTCTTCTACCATGTGAACGATGACGGTATCAAAACTTATCACTCCGGTGTGAATGCGACCCGTCTTACGATATGGAAGGTGTTCAATGACCCTATCATCCAGATGGGCTGGACACCTAGGGACGTTCACGGCATTTCAATTGACACGCTTTATATAATCCACACACGGTACCAGTGGAGCGACACTTACGTCCCTACCTCTATCATCGGTGCTTCGCCAAGTTACCTCAATGATCGGGAGGTCGACTCCTCGAAATCAATGAGTATGTCTCTGTCTAACATCAGTTGTGAAGGGTTATGTCCAGCCTTATTTCGCCTCACACCCCTGCAGAACTATGTCAACTTTACAGTTAGTGGAGTTAGCATGCCTGATGGGTTGATTGGTGGGGATGTCCATACTGGTGACAGCATTATTGCAACGACTCCTGCAACGACCTATCCTGGATTGGAGGATCTCAAGATGGATTTACGCATTTCTGACTGGACTGTTAAGGGAAATAAGGTTACTACACAGAATGCTGCAACACTTGGTCAATTCCATATCAACAAGGCTTATGCAGGACAGTGGTCGATTTCCTGA
- a CDS encoding uncharacterized protein (COG:S;~EggNog:ENOG410PWR1), with the protein MSHNTTPFNQAFAILSLRSTYLFTSISTTNPQHGATRPNFHADTPKVDDQFTLQATLQATLQQEVKAKSIQRLNLSDTKRRRILDVPNAETEEKNIAASSSSTKQGLLARAAHSPDQLSQSEIQLLMHRYWAEVTVDSRFTTEQKHRSLFAEKGDGLLEGIQRDVFLYIDKDCVDSTLGPSRMTDNMDNMWVYAVDPEYTPNPDEKDGYKGYLRVRVQQTMHRFFKARRFHADEYPMQYLWRASLKAPRAQAFMSIYDDELDDWEDGLSTEDWGLSVDIDGAVHTYRFFC; encoded by the exons ATGAGTCACAATACAACACCTTTTAACCAGGCATTCGCCATCTTATCCTTGCGCTCAACCTATTTATTTACCAGCATCTCTACTACCAACCCACAACATGGAGCAACTCGTCCCAACTTTCATGCTGATACTCCCAAAGTCGACGATCAATTCACCCTACAAGCCACCCTGCAAGCCACCCTCCAGCAGGAGGTCAAAGCAAAGTCCATCCAGAGACTGAACCTAAGCGACACAAAACGGCGCCGGATCCTTGATGTCCCAAACGCTGAgacagaagagaagaacatcGCCGCCTCATCGTCCAGCACCAAGCAAGGGCTCCTGGCACGCGCAGCACATTCACCAGATCAGCTCAGTCAGTCTGAGATTCAGCTGCTCATGCATCGGTACTGGGCGGAAGTTACAGTGG ATTCGCGCTTTACCACCGAACAGAAACACAGAAGTCTGTTTGCTGAGAAAGGAGACGGCTTACTCGAGGGCATTCAACGGGATGTCTTCTTGTACATCGACAAGGACTGCGTCGATTCTACTCTGGGTCCTTCGCGCATGACGGACAATATGGATAATATGTGGGTTTATGCTGTGGACCCTGAGTACACTCCGAACCCCGATGAAAAGGATGGATATAAAGGATACCTTCGTGTGCGGGTGCAGCAGACTATGCACAGGTTTTTCAAAGCCCGGCGTTTCCATGCCGATGAGTATCCAATGCAGTACTTGTGGCGTGCATCTTTGAAGGCCCCTAGAGCGCAGGCTTTTATGTCAATCTACGATGATGAACTTGATGATTGGGAGGATGGCCTGAGCACCGAGGATTGGGGATTGTCAGTTGATATAGATGGCGCTGTGCACACTTACCGGTTCTTTTGCTGA
- a CDS encoding MFS transporter (COG:G;~EggNog:ENOG410PHCQ;~InterPro:IPR020846,IPR001958,IPR011701,IPR036259;~PFAM:PF07690;~TransMembrane:12 (i70-88o108-128i140-157o163-185i197-221o241-258i340-361o381-402i414-433o445-473i480-500o520-541i);~go_function: GO:0022857 - transmembrane transporter activity [Evidence IEA];~go_process: GO:0055085 - transmembrane transport [Evidence IEA]), translating into MKSNERNPLQRRRSSTQHYQTFDTPPPKSRGGGPTSEQSNSSVDDSRHHDHEGSISHHSGPESPLPKKQMAVLAMIALCEQTAFNSISPYLPDMVLSFPEVELGSVGVYVGTLASAFALAQFVTNYFWGWLSDRVGRKPVILLGTILTAVSFLAFGLCRTLWQAILVQAVMGAVNGNQGLVSTCLGEITDRSNQSKAFTYLPVIYGIGGVTGPLLGGLLIFERNPFNKSEPNPFPYLMPNLISAIVLLVDFILSIFFLEESLEDADAFPKFQRKVRALFAWIWQYTSFAKRARFVEPPHYQPVRNESQDHDSELDSASEAPDDEDHQHELMPSELWNRDIILLLVSYLIFALCNISFNSLFPVFAQAKPPLGRGLTPSEIGLSQGFSGLVTILFQLCVFGKLRDKMGNRSSYRASLFGFALSFLFLPFVGYKGDDPKGHMSSKSVWVAIEFCFVLLIKTVAAVGGITSSLLLITNSAPNHAVLGALNGLAQTLSAAGRAVGPFLSGGLFSLGSKVVPQGVYMTFGVFAAVSFLGFVLSFGVRGRSLEAEGWHSDSDDNYKSDDEERDA; encoded by the exons ATGAAATCGAACGAGCGAAATCCTCTCCAGCGACGACGGTCGTCAACGCAGCACTACCAGACCTTCGACACGCCGCCACCGAAGTCACGTGGAGGAGGACCGACATCTGAGCAGTCGAACTCCTCGGTCGATGATTCGCGGCATCACGATCATGAAGGGTCCATCTCCCACCACTCAGGCCCAGAGTCCCCGCTCCCGAAGAAGCAGATGGCGGTGTTGGCGATGATAGCGTTGTGCGAGCAGACGGCGTTCAATTCGATCAGTCCCTACCTTCCCGATATGGTGCTCTCGTTTCCTGAGGTGGAATTGGGCTCAGTGGGTGTGTATGTGGGAACGTTGGCCTCTGCTTTCGCGCTGGCGCAGTTCGTGACCAATTACTTCTGGGGGTGGTTGTCTGATCGTGTGGGGCGGAAGCCGGTTATTCTGCTGGGTACTATCCTGACAGCGGTGTCTTTTCTCGCATTCGGGTTGTGCAGGACATTATGGCAGGCGATTCTTGTGCAGGCGGTGATGGGCGCTGTTAATGGCAATCAGGGCTTGGTTTCGACCTGCCTGGGTGAGATCACTGACCGGAGTAACCAGTCGAAGGCGTTCACCTACCTTCCGGTTATCTATGGTATTGGCGGCGTCACGGGCCCCTTGCTGGGTGGTTTATTGATTTTCGAGCGGAATCCGTTTAACAAAAGCGAACCGAACCCTTTTCCGTACCTCATGCCGAATTTGATATCTGCGATTGTTTTGTTGGTGGATTTTATCCtgtcaattttcttcttggAAGAAAGTCTCGAAGATGCGGATGCGTTCCCCAAATTCCAACGCAAAGTCCGCGCGTTGTTCGCATGGATCTGGCAATACACGAGCTTCGCCAAACGCGCGAGATTCGTCGAGCCTCCACATTATCAACCAGTCCGGAACGAGAGCCAGGACCATGATAGCGAGCTCGACTCGGCGTCTGAAGCGCCAGATGACGAAGACCATCAGCACGAGCTTATGCCGTCGGAGCTTTGGAACCGGGATATTATATTACTACTTGTGTCATATCTGATTTTCGCATTGTGCAACATCTCGTTCAATTCGCTCTTTCCGGTCTTTGCACAGGCCAAGCCGCCATTGGGCCGTGGACTTACGCCGTCAGAGATTGGTCTTTCCCAGGGATTTTCCGGCTTGGTGACCATCCTATTCCAGCTTTGTGTGTTTGGGAAATTGCGGGACAAGATGGGTAACCGGTCGTCTTATCGAGCGTCGCTTTTTGGATTCGCCCTTTCGTTCCTCTTTTTGCCGTTTGTTGGGTATAAGGGCGATGATCCGAAGGGTCATATGTCGTCAAAGTCTGTCTGGGTTGCGATTGAGTTCTGTTTCGTCCTATTGATCAAGACTGTCGCTGCTGTTGGCGGTATCACCAGTTCACTTCTATTG ATAACAAATTCCGCACCCAACCACGCCGTCCTCGGCGCATTGAACGGCCTAGCCCAAACCCTCTCCGCCGCCGGCCGCGCCGTGGGCCCATTCCTCTCCGGCGGCTTATTCTCCCTCGGCTCCAAGGTCGTGCCCCAAGGCGTGTATATGACCTTTGGCGTGTTTGCTGCCGTGTCGTTCTTGGGGTTTGTTCTGAGTTTCGGTGTTCGGGGCCGCTCTCTAGAGGCAGAGGGGTGGCATAGTGATAGCGATGATAATTATAAgtcggatgatgaggagcGGGATGCATAG